A segment of the Staphylococcus ratti genome:
GCAAAAAATGATGAAGCCTCTTTAGACATGTTCTTAAATATCATGCTAAAAGAGTCTAATCGCATTCAATCTTTAGTAAATGATTTATTAGATTTATCTAAAATAGAACAAAATGCAACATTGGAAAAACATCCGATTGATTTATCACAAGTGGCACAAAATGCATTCGCAATGTTTCAGCCTATCGCAAATGATAAAAACATCCAATTAATTGATGAAATCGACGACAAAGTGACTGCATTAGCGAGCGAATCTAAAATGTCGCAAGTAATTGTGAACTTACTATCTAATGCGGTAAATTATTCTCCCGCTGATAAAACAGTTACGTTGCGTGTTTTTAAAGATAAACGTCAAAAAGTAATAGAAGTGATTGATGAGGGCATTGGTATTGCTGAAGAAGAAACGTATCGCATATTTGAACGTTTTTACCGTGTTGATAAAGCACGAAGTCGTGAATCAGGTGGTACTGGCCTAGGCCTTTCAATTACAAAGCATATTGTAGAAGGTTATCAAGGTAGTATTGAAATAGAAAGTGAGTTAGGTGTTGGTTCCACATTCAGAGTGCGCTTACCAGAATAAAAATGATAACGATGTGAAAACCAGGATATTTTATATTCTGGTTTTCTCATTTTATAGATTATATAAAGTACTACTCTTTTACGTGTACATGGCTTGATATAGTCTCTGAAATGGGTATTTATTTTGGGATGTGATAAAATAAATATAAAGTAACTAGGAGGGACCGTCGTGGAAAAATTAGTTTTAATTGATGGTAACAGTTTGAGCTTTCGCGCTTTTTACGCATTGCCACTTTTGCAAAATAAAGCAGGTATCCATACAAATGCAATTTATGGATTTGCACGTTTATTAGAAAAAATTATGAAAGAAGAGTCACCCACACATTTTCTAGTTGCGTTTGATGCCGGTAAAACAACTTTCCGTCATGACACGTATCAAGATTATAAAGGTGGCCGTCAAAAAACACCTCCGGAATTAAGTGAGCAATTTCCGTATATACGTCAATTGCTAGATGCTTATCAAATTAAACGCTACGAACTTGAAAATTACGAAGCGGATGACATTATCGGAACGTTAAGTCGCCAAGCAGATGAGCAAGGATTACAAACCATTATAATTACTGGGGACAGAGATTTAACACAACTCGCTTCTGAAAATGTAACGATTTATTATACTAAAAAAGGTGTGACAGAGGTTGATCACTATACACCTGCATTTATTTCCGAACAATATGGTGGTTTAGTGCCAGATCAAATTAGAGATTTAAAAGGACTTATGGGAGATACTTCGGATAATATTCCAGGTGTCAAAGGCGTCGGTGAAAAAACAGCGCTTAAGTTGCTGCATCAATTCAAAACCGTTGAAGGTGTATACGAAAACATTGACCATGTTAGCGGCAAAAAATTAAAAGAAAAGCTAGAAAATAGCAAAGCAGATGCGCTAATGAGTAAAGTGTTGGCGACGATTAATCGAGAGAGTCCTATCGAGGTCAGTTTAGAAGATACAAAACGACCAATGTCGATTGATGAGAGTGAGAAAATTAATTTATTTAAAACACTCGAATTTCGTCAATTGTTAAATGATATAGACGCTAAAGCTGAAACATCAACAACGCCTCAAAAAGAGTACAAGGTTTTAAAAGAGCTCAGTACTATTGAATTTGATAAGTTAGATTCAGCTTGCCTTCACCTTGAAGTAGAAGGTGACAATTATATCAAAAATGATATTTTAAAATTAGGTTTAAAAACAGAAAATGCTTATTATGTGATTAATGCTTCAGAAATTCAGAGTAATACGGCATTGGTAAAATGGTTAGAGCACAAGTCAACACGCAAATTGGTCTACGATGCTAAAAAAACGTATGTAGCATTTAAACGTTTAGGCATTGACATTCAAAATATTGAATTTGATACGATGTTAGCAAGTTACTTAATTGATCCTTCACAAGCGATTGAAGACGTTGCTTCTGTAGCTGCCTCTTATGAAGGAACATCTGTGCAAGATGACGTAGCGGTATATGGAAAAGGTAAATCTTTTAAAGTGCCAGACGATGATAGATTAGCAGTGCATATCGCAACGATTTTAGATGCAATTGACATCATGTGTCCGCGCATGACTGAGACGCTTGAAGAAAATGAACAATTGAAACTTTTACATGAAATCGAACTACCGCTCGCAATGATTCTTGGTGAAATGGAATATACTGGAATTCATACAGATATCGAGACGCTTAAAACGATGGAAACAGAAATACAAGCCAAACTTGAAAAATTGATATCGGAAATTCATGATCAAGCAGGTGAAACATTTAATATTAATTCTCCTAAACAATTAGGCGTTATTTTATTTGAAAAACTTTCTCTGCCGGTAATAAAAAAGACGAAAACAGGTTATTCTACAGCAGTGGATGTACTAGAAAAGTTGCAAGATGAACATCCTATTATTGATGCAATACTGGAATATCGAACTCTTTCAAAACTACAATCGACGTATGTCGAAGGGTTACAAAAAGTCATTTGGGATGATCAACGTATTCATACACGCTTCAATCAAACATTAGCTCAAACGGGACGTCTTTCTTCTGTAGATCCAAATTTACAAAATATTCCTATTCGAATTGAAGAAGGACGCAAAATTCGTAAAGCATTTAAACCTACGCACAAAGACAGTGTTATTCTAGCAGCAGATTACTCTCAAATAGAATTACGTGTGCTAGCACATATTACAAAAGACAAAACATTACAAGAGGCCTTTATTCATAATGAAGATATTCATACAACTACAGCGATGAAAGTCTTTAATGTAGATGCATCTGATGTGACATCTTTAATGCGTAGACAAGCAAAAGCAGTAAACTTTGGTATTGTGTATGGGATAAGTGATTATGGTTTGAGTCAAAGTTTAGGCATTACGCGAAAAGCTGCAAAACAGTTTATAGATGATTATTTAAATCATTTTCCTGGCGTGAAAACGTATATGGAGGATATCGTACAAGATGCGAAACAAGAGGGTTACGTAGAGACACTTTTAAAACGTCGTCGATATATTCCAGATATTACGAGTCGCAATTTTAATAAACGTGGGTTTGCTGAACGTACGGCTATGAATTCTCCAATTCAAGGCAGTGCGGCAGATATCATTAAATGTGCGATGGTCCAACTGGATGAAGCACTGAAACAGTCATCGTTCAAAGCGAAAATGTTATTACAAGTGCACGATGAACTTATTTTTGAGTTGCCTAAAGAGGAAGTAGAAGCGTTTAGCGCCTTTGTTGAAGAAATTATGGAAAATGCATTAGAATTAGATGTGCCACTAAGTGTGGAATCTGATTATGGTGACACATGGTACGATGCGAAATAGAAAGTAGGGAACAAGTTGCCAGAATTACCAGAGGTAGAACATGTTAAAAGAGGGATACAACCTTTAATCGAAGGAGCGACGATTGAAAATGTCACTTTTTCTCCTAGTGTCATACGAGGAAAATCTGAGGGAAAAGCAACGATAATTAAAGGCATTAGCCTAGAAGCTTTCAAACAATATACGATACAGTTCACTATTGAAAAGGTATATCGTAAAAGTAAATATATTCTTATTGAATTGATGAATAATACAACCAAAAGAGTGTTAATCTCACATTTAGGTATGGCGGGCGGCTTTTTCGTTGTAAAAAATATTGATGATATCCCAATCACAAATTACCGTAAGCATTGGCATGTGATTTTTCATTTAAGCAACGATTGGCTTCTAGTATATTCAGATATTAGACGCTTTGGTGAAATTAGAAATGTGCAAACGCTTGAGGAGTATCCTTCCATACTGGAAATTGCACCAGAACCATTTGATGATGCAGCTTTACCGCATTTTTTATCTCAATTCGAAGTAAAAAAATTCCAAAACATGCCAATTAAGCGTATGATTTTAGAACATCGTGTGATTTCTGGATGCGGTAATATTTATGCGTGTGAAGCTTTATTTGATGCGAGTATTGACCCGCATCGCATAAGCAAAACATTGACACTAAATGAACGGATCGAAGTGTTTAATAGTGTAGTAAAAGCATTGGAAAAAGGGATTTTGTATGGCGGAACGAGTATTTCCGATTATGTTCATGCAGATGGCCAACGTGGAACAATGCAAAATAATTTAAAAGTTTATAAACAAAAAATATGTTCTATATGTCAAAGTCCCATTGAGACGGCGATAATTGGCGGTAGAAATACCCATTATTGCAAGAACTGTCAAAAATAAGGAAGAAGGTATGTTATGTCAAAAGTCATTGGTTTAACCGGTGGAATTGCTACGGGCAAATCTACGGTTGCTGAACTATTAAAAGCGCACGGTTTTAAAATTGTTGATGCGGATGTTGCTTCTCGAAAAGCAGTTGAAAAAGGGTCAGAAGGTTTAGCACAAGTTAAAGCTGTATTTGGAGATGAGGCAATCGATGAAAACGGTGAAATGAATCGTCAATATATTGGCCAACAAGTGTTTTATGATGATGAAAAACGTGAAAAATTGAATGCGATTATTCATCCGATAGTAAGAGAAATAATGGAGGCAGAAAAAGCGCATTATTTATCAGAAGGTCATGATGTAGTAATGGATATTCCATTATTATTTGAAAATGGCTTAGAAGAGACAGTTGATGAAGTATGG
Coding sequences within it:
- the polA gene encoding DNA polymerase I — encoded protein: MEKLVLIDGNSLSFRAFYALPLLQNKAGIHTNAIYGFARLLEKIMKEESPTHFLVAFDAGKTTFRHDTYQDYKGGRQKTPPELSEQFPYIRQLLDAYQIKRYELENYEADDIIGTLSRQADEQGLQTIIITGDRDLTQLASENVTIYYTKKGVTEVDHYTPAFISEQYGGLVPDQIRDLKGLMGDTSDNIPGVKGVGEKTALKLLHQFKTVEGVYENIDHVSGKKLKEKLENSKADALMSKVLATINRESPIEVSLEDTKRPMSIDESEKINLFKTLEFRQLLNDIDAKAETSTTPQKEYKVLKELSTIEFDKLDSACLHLEVEGDNYIKNDILKLGLKTENAYYVINASEIQSNTALVKWLEHKSTRKLVYDAKKTYVAFKRLGIDIQNIEFDTMLASYLIDPSQAIEDVASVAASYEGTSVQDDVAVYGKGKSFKVPDDDRLAVHIATILDAIDIMCPRMTETLEENEQLKLLHEIELPLAMILGEMEYTGIHTDIETLKTMETEIQAKLEKLISEIHDQAGETFNINSPKQLGVILFEKLSLPVIKKTKTGYSTAVDVLEKLQDEHPIIDAILEYRTLSKLQSTYVEGLQKVIWDDQRIHTRFNQTLAQTGRLSSVDPNLQNIPIRIEEGRKIRKAFKPTHKDSVILAADYSQIELRVLAHITKDKTLQEAFIHNEDIHTTTAMKVFNVDASDVTSLMRRQAKAVNFGIVYGISDYGLSQSLGITRKAAKQFIDDYLNHFPGVKTYMEDIVQDAKQEGYVETLLKRRRYIPDITSRNFNKRGFAERTAMNSPIQGSAADIIKCAMVQLDEALKQSSFKAKMLLQVHDELIFELPKEEVEAFSAFVEEIMENALELDVPLSVESDYGDTWYDAK
- the coaE gene encoding dephospho-CoA kinase (Dephospho-CoA kinase (CoaE) performs the final step in coenzyme A biosynthesis.) codes for the protein MSKVIGLTGGIATGKSTVAELLKAHGFKIVDADVASRKAVEKGSEGLAQVKAVFGDEAIDENGEMNRQYIGQQVFYDDEKREKLNAIIHPIVREIMEAEKAHYLSEGHDVVMDIPLLFENGLEETVDEVWLVYTSPSIQIDRLIERNNMSIEDAKARIYSQISIDKKSRMADVVIDNFDTKLELKQNLEAVLAEKGYLKDI
- the mutM gene encoding bifunctional DNA-formamidopyrimidine glycosylase/DNA-(apurinic or apyrimidinic site) lyase, which codes for MPELPEVEHVKRGIQPLIEGATIENVTFSPSVIRGKSEGKATIIKGISLEAFKQYTIQFTIEKVYRKSKYILIELMNNTTKRVLISHLGMAGGFFVVKNIDDIPITNYRKHWHVIFHLSNDWLLVYSDIRRFGEIRNVQTLEEYPSILEIAPEPFDDAALPHFLSQFEVKKFQNMPIKRMILEHRVISGCGNIYACEALFDASIDPHRISKTLTLNERIEVFNSVVKALEKGILYGGTSISDYVHADGQRGTMQNNLKVYKQKICSICQSPIETAIIGGRNTHYCKNCQK